In Arachis hypogaea cultivar Tifrunner chromosome 17, arahy.Tifrunner.gnm2.J5K5, whole genome shotgun sequence, a single window of DNA contains:
- the LOC112764537 gene encoding protein PHOSPHATE-INDUCED 1 yields MATLFSSQCFIKIFLLISLFQLSLAARNMKELVQDQSQLLRYHNGPLLYGKISVNLIWYGQFKPSQKAIVSDFITSLTSPPQTNQPSVATWWKTTEKYYHLTSKKKGTSSLSLSLGKQILDESYSLGKSLTSKNLVELASKGDQKDAINVVLTSADVAVEGFCMSRCGTHGSSSSPSPLKGKNNKFAYIWVGNSETQCPGQCAWPFHQPIYGPQSPPLVAPNNDVGLDGMVINLASLLAGTATNPFGNGYYQGPAEAPLEASSACPGVYGKGAYPGYAGNLLVDSATGASYNANGGNGRKYLLPALYDPSTSSCSTLV; encoded by the coding sequence atggccactttattttcttctcaatgCTTTATCAAAATCTTTCTTCTCATTTCACTCTTCCAACTTTCTTTAGCTGCTAGAAACATGAAGGAGCTGGTTCAAGACCAATCCCAGCTACTCCGCTACCATAACGGTCCGTTACTGTACGGGAAAATCTCCGTTAACCTCATATGGTACGGTCAGTTCAAACCCTCCCAAAAGGCCATAGTCTCCGACTTCATAACCTCCCTCACATCACCGCCTCAAACCAACCAACCATCCGTTGCCACGTGGTGGAAAACCACCGAGAAATACTACCACCTCACCTCCAAGAAGAAGGGAACTTCCTCTCTTTCACTTTCACTGGGAAAACAGATTCTCGATGAGAGTTACTCTCTGGGGAAATCCTTAACGAGCAAGAATCTCGTTGAGTTGGCATCAAAGGGGGACCAGAAAGACGCCATCAACGTCGTTCTAACCTCCGCTGACGTGGCAGTGGAAGGCTTCTGTATGTCCCGCTGCGGGACCcacggttcttcttcttctccttctcctttgaAGGGAAAGAATAACAAGTTCGCTTACATCTGGGTTGGTAACTCCGAGACACAATGCCCGGGCCAGTGCGCGTGGCCCTTCCATCAGCCCATCTACGGGCCTCAAAGCCCGCCACTTGTTGCTCCAAACAACGACGTGGGCCTAGACGGTATGGTCATCAACCTTGCTAGCCTTTTGGCAGGAACCGCCACTAACCCCTTCGGGAACGGTTACTACCAGGGCCCAGCTGAGGCGCCTCTAGAAGCTTCTTCAGCTTGCCCTGGGGTTTATGGAAAAGGTGCATACCCTGGCTATGCTGGGAACTTGTTGGTGGATTCCGCAACCGGTGCTAGCTACAATGCAAATGGTGGTAATGGAAGGAAGTACTTGCTTCCTGCTCTCTATGATCCTTCTACGTCTTCTTGCTCAACGCTCGTGTGA